Proteins from one Carassius auratus strain Wakin linkage group LG28B, ASM336829v1, whole genome shotgun sequence genomic window:
- the cfap70 gene encoding cilia- and flagella-associated protein 70 — translation MENHRDFGRAVPVQISVLSANHLRGSRTDSCLSFVRVEFNGCVLGDSQKLDVPVDKDVVYNFSCSFECSEVAHTLDDVAHKPVILTVFEILPKEKKQKEEKTTVLGQAVVDLLPLLRGQCSFSSTVLLHAVPGSPADVAVHEDSVKSTLDVMVQVPEPLLSDAQRSDSNVLMVTVETAYSVPDIWNPASTPPSHYIAALQMPISATKEQVLLFSNGVLKMGGEKEPVPRPKKWPLGSLLAPGAEVIQGLYIDTEPTDTDHGDLTDIEDKDFRADAECNQKRVSWDTARRCFIDAGGVACLSRRIAECRLWPVEIMKAIQTAPTKGGKTRQGEDEAQISFHGVVYMDLVPLLYPGVRRIHGVYRIYPFYESDLLNKTQRTYSVLKECSKAPAALGRNRANSSVNSLKAFQTRTTENQRGNNDVSKKPDSQGKCAQTDSVSGLEPQVNTEGQMYADSRSYIVIEIAVEKPLAPKRPPEELAKRVMELVPPRPPLPRRPAGAERAVQEYQSQIASVAAQVLDQYQQLFGAAFLPGGKPLDPVMQEQRKNQLLGELNYSGKYFAFKEQMKYSVVRIVREKMLRTEAFSDPEQLQAFLSQLYVFLVDEMHATLNKTLSVDSQDAHQEPVLSCAQLKHFAREAELNTDYQLAAQYYQECLIRERSEPSHWCDYGAFHMLTADHLKAEECFQQALSIQQTHIPSLLMCGVLSEMNGHFEDAETFFERATCVEPNNVVAWALFGIFCQTQEKSIEAEMAFREASKQLNAVLQTGSASRPEVSSETQSGQKKDLKDESRETPAGNTEETGGNTDAVHEEERPQNDQKSKQEVQQQVPPTGVQTSIYMETVWFLLQNYALQMAQRALALELLSPDRGTISSYHLALAKLHLLRGEHDSAEASLKEALTDHFQNPDIWALWGHLHYQKGDYAQAQSCYERTLDSVLDASDTHSIFLRLGSIYLQKGECDKAKPVFLRACKRSPSCLTWLRLGIACYRLEELTEAEEALTEANALNNRNPEVWGYLSLVCLQTGRKLEAEQSYKYALKMNLQEESLLEEIHELQSRVGFGNPSF, via the exons ATGGAGAATCACAGGGATTTTGGGAGAGCTGTGCCGGTGCAGATCAGTGTTCTGTCGGCAAACCATTTG AGGGGCAGTAGGACTGATTCGTGCCTCAGCTTTGTTCGGGTGGAGTTCAATGGATGTGTGCTGGGAGACTCACAGAAACTGGACGTTCCTGTGGACAAAGATGTGGTTTACAACTTCAGCTGTAGTTTTGAGTGCTCAGAAGTGGCACACACACTGGATGATGTGGCGCATAAACCTGTCATAC TGACGGTGTTCGAGATCTTAccaaaagagaaaaaacaaaaagaggaaaaaaccACTGTACTAGGACAAGCCGTCGTGGATCTACTGCCACTGCTGCGAG GCCAGTGCAGCTTCTCATCCACCGTGCTTCTTCACGCAGTGCCTGGATCACCGGCAGATGTTGCTGTACATGAGGATAGTGTAAAA TCCACACTGGATGTGATGGTGCAGGTTCCCGAGCCGTTGCTCTCTGATGCCCAGCGCTCTGACTCTAATGTGCTGATGGTCACTGTGGAGACGGCGTATTCTGTTCCCGACATCTGGAATCCTGCCTCCACACCTCCGTCACACTATATAGCTGCCCTGCAGATGCCCATCTCAGCCACG AAAGAGCAAGTCTTGTTATTCTCCAATGGCGTTTTAAAAATGGGTGGTGAGAAGGAGCCAGTACCAAGACCCAAAAAATGGCCTTTGGGGTCTCTTCTCGCACCAGGGGCCGAGGTCATTCAGGGCCTTTATATTGATACAGAACCCACAGACACGGATCACGGAGACCTTACTGATATAGAG GACAAGGATTTTAGAGCAGATGCAGAGTGTAACCAGAAAAGAGTGAGCTGGGATACGGCACGTCGTTGCTTTATTGATGCAGGAGGTGTGGCCTG TCTTTCCCGCAGGATTGCAGAATGTAGATTGTGGCCTGTTGAGATTATGAAGGCCATACAGACGGCACCAACCAAAGGTGGGAAGACAAGACAG GGGGAGGACGAGGCACAGATCTCATTCCACGGAGTGGTTTACATGGATCTGGTGCCGCTGTTGTACCCAGGAGTGCGGCGTATACACGGGGTGTACCGAATCTACCCGTTTTATGAGTCTGATCTGCTGAATAAG ACGCAGAGGACCTACAGTGTTTTGAAGGAGTGCAGCAAAGCCCCGGCAGCACTGGGCCGAAACCGAGCCAACTCCTCCGTCAACTCCTTAAAGGCTTTTCAGACTAGAACAACGGAGAACCAAAGAGGAAACAACGATGTTTCCAAAAAG CCGGATTCTCAGGGAAAATGTGCTCAGACTGACAGCGTGTCTGGACTGGAGCCTCAGGTGAACACTGAGGGACAG ATGTACGCTGATTCAAGATCGTACATTGTTATTGAAATTGCTGTGGAAAAGCCACTGGCTCCAAAGAGACCGCCGGAGGAGCTGGCCAAACG ggtgatggagctggttCCTCCCAGACCTCCACTGCCTCGACGACCAGCAGGAGCAGAAAGA GCAGTACAGGAATACCAGTCTCAGATAGCGAGTGTGGCCGCTCAGGTGTTGGATCAGTACCAGCAGCTGTTCGGGGCAGCGTTTCTGCCGGGTGGGAAACCTCTGGACCCAGTCATGCAAGAACAGCGGAAAAACCAGCTTCTCGGAGAGCTCAACTACTCTGGGAAATACTTTGCCTTCAAGGAACAGATGAAG TACTCTGTGGTGCGGATCGTAAGAGAGAAGATGTTGAGGACAGAGGCTTTCTCAGACCCTGAACAGCTGCAGGCGTTCCTGAGTCAGTTATACGTGTTCCTGGTGGACGAGATGCATGCTACTCTTAATAAG ACTCTGTCAGTGGACTCGCAGGACGCTCATCAGGAGCCTGTCCTGAGCTGTGCTCAACTCAAACACTTCGCCAGAGAGGCCGAACTCAACACGGACTACCAGCTGGCAGCACAGTACTATCAGGAG TGTTTGATTCGGGAGCGCAGCGAGCCGTCCCACTGGTGTGATTATGGAGCGTTTCACATGCTGACCGCTGACCACCTGAAGGCAGAGGAGTGCTTTCAACAGGCCTTATCCATCCAGCAAACACACATCCCGAG TTTGCTCATGTGCGGCGTGCTGTCAGAGATGAACGGACACTTTGAGGATGCAGAGACCTTCTTTGAAAGGGCGACTTGTGTGGAGCCCAACAATGTGGTCGCCTGGGCTTTGTTCG GTATATTCTGCCAGACTCAGGAGAAGTCAATAGAGGCAGAAATGGCTTTCCGGGAAGCCAGTAAGCAGCTTAATGCAGTCCTGCAGACTGGATCTGCATCTAGACCAGAAGTCAGCTCAGAGACTCAGTCTGGTCAGAAGAAGGACCTGAAAGATGAAAGCCGTGAGACTCCAGCTGGAAACACAGAGGAGACAG GAGGCAATACAGATGCTGTACATGAAGAAGAGCGGCCACAGAATGACCAGAAGAGCAAACAGGAAGTACAGCAGCAAGTTCCCCCAACCGGCGTCCAAACATCTATCTACATGGAGACAGTGTGGTTTCTCCTGCAGAACTACGCATTACAG ATGGCCCAGCGTGCTCTGGCTCTAGAGCTGCTGTCTCCAGACAGAGGCACCATCAGCTCGTATCACCTCGCTCTCGCTAAACTACACCTGCTGAGAGGAGAACACGACAGCGCCGAGGCCAGCCTGAAGGAGGCGCTGACCGACCACTTCCAG AATCCAGACATATGGGCCCTGTGGGGTCACTTGCATTACCAGAAGGGCGATTATGCTCAGGCTCAGAGCTGCTACGAGCGGACGCTGGATTCTGTGCTGGACGCCTCGGACACACACTCCATCTTCCTTCGCTTGGGCTCCATCTATCTGCAGAAAGGAGAA TGTGATAAAGCCAAACCTGTATTCCTGCGTGCCTGCAAACGCTCTCCGTCGTGTCTTACCTGGCTCAGACTGGGAATCGCCTGCTATAGA CTGGAGGAGCTGACCGAGGCTGAAGAGGCGCTGACCGAAGCCAACGCTCTGAATAACAGGAATCCAGAGGTGTGGGGTTACCTGTCACTAGTCTGCTTACAG ACTGGCCGAAAACTAGAGGCAGAGCAGTCATATAAATATGCCCTAAAG ATGAATTTGCAAGAGGAGTCCCTTCTAGAGGAGATTCACGAGCTGCAGTCACGTGTTGGGTTTGGGAACCCTTCCTTCTGA